A section of the Pedobacter sp. HDW13 genome encodes:
- a CDS encoding outer membrane beta-barrel family protein — translation MRLLHSRTIQITLLLLTLTFNLFAQTGGKPKITGLLKDAKTQETIPFATAVLIDKSTGKNAKIAQTDVNGAFVMADIPKGNFTFKISFVGYQTMVRDNVAITATTGTLNFGEIKMNAAKGNVLSEVTVTGQKAAMQMGIDKKIFSVDQSLVSEGGSAGDLLQNVPSVSTDMDGNVSLRGSTGVKVLIDGKPSLIAGGNVAQILASIPASSIESVEVITNPSAKYDAEGQSGIINIVLKKNTRLGFNGSVAATAGNRDNYNANTNLSFQNSKVNIYGNYSYRYGNRVGGGFQDITYKSEAATTRFASQNTVSKSLDKGHNAKAGIDYYVAPKSVISLSGGFNSRANDRNEVLDIRQLNISQAPVLLSNRTNTTDGYGNSYDANLDFVQKFKKPKEELSFNFGYSYGTNNNDQNYSTTTTNRNGTPINETLSLQRVFNTGNNTNYNIQTDYALPVGKAGKIEVGYRSQIRLGNNDQYADSIPTSTNVFIRNNKLINGFDSKDQVHALYFNYQNQIKDFGYQIGLRGEDARLDTHLEGYTNDVLTTSEGNIHYKRIYPSVFLTQKLKGENQLQLSYTRRVNRPRPWDTNPFLDVSDPLNYRGGNPNLIPEDVHSFELGYSKFWKKVTLTSSLYFRQTNDVIQRVRSTPVNGIITSTPQNLSHQINSGVELIGRFDLIKALNFTTNVNLYQAKFAGDARFDIPSSSGFSWNANLTANLTVVKNLSLQLRGDYRAAEVMAQGKRNAMYGVDGGAKYDFPNKKASLSFNVRDVFNTRRWSMTTEDKATIVDFERQFQGTMGNLTFSYRFGKTTFTGAKKQKREDQDNRPDEGSF, via the coding sequence ATGAGACTCTTACATTCGAGAACAATACAAATTACCCTATTACTTTTAACCCTAACATTTAATCTTTTTGCCCAAACCGGCGGAAAACCAAAAATTACAGGGTTACTTAAAGATGCCAAAACACAAGAAACCATTCCATTTGCAACAGCAGTTCTAATTGATAAATCGACAGGTAAAAATGCCAAAATAGCCCAAACAGATGTAAATGGTGCATTTGTAATGGCCGATATTCCTAAAGGAAACTTCACCTTTAAAATAAGCTTTGTGGGCTACCAAACCATGGTTCGCGATAACGTAGCCATTACAGCCACCACAGGTACATTAAATTTCGGCGAAATTAAAATGAATGCTGCCAAAGGCAATGTACTGAGCGAGGTTACAGTAACCGGTCAAAAAGCGGCCATGCAAATGGGAATTGACAAGAAAATATTTTCAGTAGACCAGAGTTTGGTAAGTGAAGGTGGTTCGGCCGGCGATTTATTGCAAAACGTACCTTCAGTTTCAACCGATATGGATGGTAACGTGAGCTTACGCGGATCGACCGGGGTTAAAGTTTTAATTGATGGTAAACCTTCTTTAATTGCCGGTGGTAATGTGGCGCAGATTTTAGCTTCTATTCCCGCAAGTTCAATTGAAAGTGTTGAAGTAATTACCAATCCATCGGCCAAATACGATGCCGAGGGCCAATCAGGTATCATTAACATTGTACTAAAGAAAAATACCAGACTGGGCTTTAACGGCTCGGTTGCAGCAACTGCCGGCAACCGCGATAACTACAATGCCAATACCAATTTAAGTTTCCAAAACAGTAAAGTAAACATTTATGGTAACTACAGCTACCGCTATGGCAACCGTGTTGGTGGTGGTTTTCAAGATATTACCTACAAATCAGAAGCAGCTACAACGCGTTTTGCAAGTCAAAATACCGTTTCAAAATCGTTAGATAAAGGCCACAATGCAAAAGCGGGTATTGATTACTACGTGGCACCAAAAAGTGTAATCAGTTTATCAGGAGGTTTTAACTCCAGGGCAAACGACCGGAACGAGGTGCTCGATATCAGGCAATTAAACATTTCGCAAGCTCCGGTTTTATTGAGTAACAGAACCAACACTACTGATGGTTATGGCAACAGCTACGATGCCAACCTGGATTTTGTGCAGAAGTTTAAAAAACCGAAAGAAGAGCTGAGCTTTAATTTTGGCTATTCGTACGGTACCAATAACAACGACCAGAACTACAGTACTACCACTACAAACCGCAACGGCACGCCTATTAACGAAACGTTAAGCTTGCAACGTGTATTCAATACCGGTAATAACACCAATTACAATATCCAAACCGATTATGCTTTGCCAGTTGGTAAGGCAGGCAAAATTGAGGTAGGTTACCGCAGCCAGATCCGTTTAGGCAACAACGATCAATACGCCGATTCGATCCCAACCAGCACCAATGTTTTTATACGCAACAATAAATTGATTAATGGTTTCGACAGCAAAGACCAGGTACATGCGCTTTATTTTAACTACCAGAACCAGATTAAGGATTTTGGTTACCAGATAGGTTTAAGGGGCGAAGATGCACGCTTAGACACACACCTGGAAGGTTATACCAACGATGTATTAACCACCAGCGAAGGTAACATCCATTACAAAAGAATATACCCAAGTGTTTTCTTAACACAAAAGCTAAAAGGCGAAAACCAGCTTCAGTTAAGCTATACGCGCCGTGTAAACCGCCCGCGCCCATGGGATACCAACCCGTTTTTAGATGTTTCTGATCCATTAAATTACAGAGGTGGCAACCCTAATTTAATACCTGAAGATGTACATTCATTTGAGCTGGGCTATAGCAAATTCTGGAAAAAAGTAACTTTAACTTCAAGCCTGTATTTCCGTCAAACCAATGATGTGATCCAAAGGGTGAGAAGTACACCGGTTAACGGCATTATTACTTCAACGCCACAAAACTTATCGCACCAGATTAACAGCGGGGTGGAGTTAATCGGTCGCTTCGACTTAATTAAAGCCTTAAATTTTACTACTAACGTTAACCTTTACCAAGCTAAGTTTGCTGGCGATGCCAGATTTGATATCCCTTCGAGCAGTGGCTTTAGCTGGAACGCGAACCTTACCGCGAACTTAACCGTAGTTAAAAACCTTTCGTTACAGCTCCGTGGCGATTACCGCGCCGCTGAAGTAATGGCACAAGGTAAGCGTAATGCGATGTATGGAGTAGATGGTGGCGCCAAATACGATTTTCCGAACAAAAAGGCTTCGTTAAGCTTCAATGTAAGGGATGTGTTTAATACCAGAAGGTGGAGCATGACTACCGAAGATAAAGCAACCATTGTTGATTTTGAGCGTCAGTTTCAGGGAACAATGGGTAACTTAACCTTCTCTTACCGTTTTGGAAAAACAACATTTACGGGTGCAAAAAAACAAAAGAGAGAGGATCAGGACAACCGCCCTGATGAAGGATCGTTTTAA
- a CDS encoding NAD(P)-dependent oxidoreductase yields MKKILIVDDLHPAFKEQAIAMGYEVDDEPQITRQQTLDKIKDYTGIAVRTKFRIDAEIFAAAPNLKFVARAGAGLDNIDDKIAFERNIELINAPEGNCDAVGEHATGLLLSLMNNFRRADIEIRNGQWDREGNRGYELKGKKVGIIGYGFMGQSFAKKLAGFEVDVMAYDKYKTGFSDAFAREVSMEEIVKHSDVLSLHIPLTAETKLMVDDEYFFHFKKPIFFINTARGEIVKIDAVLNAIKAGKILGAGLDVLQTEKFPALGEQPWYNELKQNDQVILTPHVGGWTFDSYRKISEVLAEKLSGLTF; encoded by the coding sequence ATGAAAAAGATACTAATTGTTGATGACCTGCACCCTGCATTTAAAGAGCAGGCTATTGCTATGGGGTATGAGGTTGATGATGAACCACAGATTACGCGTCAACAGACACTAGATAAAATAAAAGATTATACTGGTATTGCAGTTAGGACGAAATTTAGGATAGATGCCGAAATTTTTGCTGCTGCACCCAATTTAAAATTTGTAGCCAGGGCAGGAGCCGGTTTGGATAATATTGATGATAAAATCGCTTTCGAAAGAAATATCGAACTGATTAATGCGCCCGAAGGGAATTGCGATGCAGTAGGTGAACATGCTACAGGTTTGCTGCTCTCACTGATGAATAATTTCCGCAGGGCTGATATAGAAATTAGAAATGGCCAGTGGGACCGCGAAGGAAACCGGGGTTATGAACTGAAAGGCAAGAAGGTTGGCATTATTGGTTATGGTTTTATGGGGCAGAGCTTTGCTAAAAAACTTGCCGGTTTTGAGGTCGATGTAATGGCTTACGATAAATATAAAACAGGCTTTAGCGATGCCTTTGCCCGCGAGGTAAGCATGGAAGAAATTGTGAAACACAGTGATGTATTGAGCCTGCATATTCCGTTAACTGCCGAAACTAAACTAATGGTAGATGATGAATATTTCTTCCACTTTAAAAAGCCGATCTTCTTTATCAATACTGCCCGTGGCGAAATTGTAAAAATCGATGCTGTTTTAAATGCCATTAAAGCCGGTAAAATATTAGGCGCTGGCTTGGATGTATTGCAAACAGAGAAATTTCCGGCCCTGGGCGAACAGCCCTGGTATAATGAGTTAAAGCAGAACGATCAGGTAATTTTAACACCACACGTAGGCGGCTGGACATTCGATTCTTACCGTAAAATATCTGAAGTGCTGGCTGAGAAATTAAGCGGACTTACTTTTTAA
- a CDS encoding OsmC family protein, giving the protein MPKDHLYSTTVTWTGNKGSGTMDYRSYDRDYVISIKGKADISGSSDSAFLGDKSKYNPEDLLLASISSCHMLWYLHLCSKNEIVVIDYKDEAVGTMEESADGSGRFREVTLHPQVLIADKAHYELAEALHKEANKMCFIANSLNFPVKHEASCKAENA; this is encoded by the coding sequence ATGCCGAAAGATCACTTATATTCAACTACAGTAACCTGGACGGGCAATAAAGGCTCCGGTACAATGGATTATCGCTCTTACGATCGCGATTATGTTATTTCAATAAAAGGTAAAGCTGATATTTCAGGTTCTTCAGATTCGGCCTTTTTGGGCGATAAATCTAAGTACAATCCCGAAGACTTATTACTGGCTTCAATATCGAGCTGCCACATGCTGTGGTATTTGCACCTTTGCTCAAAGAACGAAATTGTGGTAATCGATTATAAAGATGAAGCGGTAGGTACAATGGAAGAATCAGCAGATGGAAGTGGCAGGTTTAGGGAAGTTACCTTGCACCCGCAGGTTCTAATTGCCGATAAGGCACATTACGAACTGGCAGAAGCACTGCATAAAGAAGCCAATAAAATGTGTTTTATAGCCAATTCACTTAATTTTCCGGTGAAACACGAGGCTAGCTGCAAGGCAGAAAACGCTTAG
- a CDS encoding M1 family metallopeptidase, protein MKKLFSIALLIGLGGYAASSQELYMPRNIKEAYAKGTRAASGKPGPNYWQNHGKYNMDIKVDAETKVVSGQEEILYSNNSTDTLRNLAIRFVNNLHKPTSPRGGAVSEDFLSSGLNISAFSVDGETYAVNSKDWGTVGNVKLKKPLLPKSKITVKITWDYPLSKESGREGQIDPNSFFVAYSYPRISVFDDYNGWDRIPHTDRAEFYNDFNDYEFSIKAPKNYVVYATGDFLNPDEVLQPEISARLKKSYNGDDVIHIATEQEMKDRKVTAQKDWNTWKFAVKHITDVTFALSNHYVWDGASIIVDKKTNRRASAQAAYNPTTGTDFVNSVKYNLNALDWFSNNWPGIPYPYVKTIAFQGFADMEYPMMVNDSQFGDPVFAQLVQDHEVAHTYFPFYMGINETRYAYMDEGWATTFEYLIGIAEHGKEAADKFYKNFRVDKYINDKSTEEDQPVISMSDQVSGAGYGNNSYGKASLSYLALKDMLGDELFKKALHTYMSNWNGKHPIPWDYFNSMNAGSGQNLNWFFQNWFFTNNYLDLAITKVSPAAGKATITVKNVGGFAIPFDVVVTYTDGKTDTIHKTPAVWKANQKEVSVTVNAAKKIKSVKLDNGIYVDATPADNTWPTK, encoded by the coding sequence ATGAAAAAATTATTTTCTATAGCCCTGCTTATCGGCTTGGGCGGCTATGCAGCTTCTTCGCAAGAGCTTTATATGCCACGGAATATTAAAGAAGCCTATGCAAAAGGTACACGTGCTGCCAGCGGAAAACCAGGGCCCAATTACTGGCAAAACCATGGCAAATACAACATGGATATTAAGGTAGATGCAGAAACGAAGGTAGTTAGTGGCCAGGAAGAAATTTTGTACAGCAACAACAGTACCGATACGTTAAGAAACCTGGCCATCCGCTTTGTAAATAACCTGCACAAACCCACTTCGCCAAGAGGCGGTGCCGTGAGCGAAGATTTTTTAAGCTCGGGGTTAAACATTTCCGCTTTTTCGGTTGATGGCGAAACCTATGCCGTTAATAGCAAAGACTGGGGAACTGTTGGCAATGTAAAATTGAAAAAGCCTTTACTACCCAAATCAAAAATTACTGTTAAAATAACATGGGATTACCCCCTCTCGAAAGAAAGTGGCAGAGAAGGTCAGATCGATCCCAATTCTTTTTTTGTAGCCTATAGTTATCCCCGCATTTCGGTTTTTGACGATTATAACGGTTGGGACCGCATTCCGCATACCGACAGGGCCGAGTTTTACAACGATTTTAACGATTACGAATTCTCGATCAAAGCCCCTAAAAACTATGTGGTTTATGCTACCGGCGATTTCTTAAACCCTGATGAGGTACTACAACCCGAAATTTCGGCACGTTTAAAAAAATCGTACAATGGCGACGATGTAATCCACATTGCAACCGAACAGGAAATGAAAGACAGGAAGGTTACCGCGCAAAAGGATTGGAATACCTGGAAATTTGCAGTAAAACACATTACCGATGTTACTTTTGCCCTGAGCAACCATTACGTATGGGATGGTGCCAGCATAATTGTAGATAAAAAGACCAACCGTAGAGCTAGTGCACAAGCTGCTTATAACCCAACCACCGGTACCGATTTTGTAAACTCGGTTAAATACAATTTGAACGCTTTAGATTGGTTTTCGAACAACTGGCCGGGTATTCCTTATCCTTATGTAAAAACCATTGCTTTTCAAGGTTTTGCCGACATGGAATACCCGATGATGGTAAACGATTCTCAATTTGGCGATCCTGTTTTTGCGCAACTGGTGCAAGACCATGAGGTGGCACACACTTACTTCCCCTTTTACATGGGTATTAATGAAACCCGTTACGCTTACATGGACGAAGGCTGGGCTACCACTTTCGAATACCTGATTGGCATTGCCGAACATGGCAAAGAAGCTGCCGATAAGTTTTACAAAAATTTCAGGGTTGATAAATACATTAACGATAAATCTACCGAAGAAGATCAACCGGTAATTTCGATGTCTGACCAGGTTTCGGGTGCAGGCTACGGCAATAACTCTTACGGTAAAGCATCTTTATCTTATCTGGCGCTGAAAGATATGCTGGGCGATGAACTGTTTAAAAAAGCGTTACATACTTATATGAGCAACTGGAATGGTAAACATCCTATTCCGTGGGATTATTTCAACTCGATGAATGCAGGCTCGGGGCAAAACCTGAACTGGTTTTTCCAAAACTGGTTCTTCACCAATAACTACCTCGATTTAGCGATTACCAAAGTTAGTCCGGCTGCAGGCAAAGCAACAATAACAGTGAAAAATGTTGGTGGTTTTGCCATTCCATTTGATGTTGTGGTTACTTATACCGATGGCAAAACAGATACCATCCATAAAACGCCTGCCGTTTGGAAAGCAAACCAGAAAGAAGTTAGTGTAACGGTTAATGCAGCTAAAAAGATAAAATCGGTTAAATTGGATAATGGCATTTACGTAGATGCAACTCCAGCTGATAATACCTGGCCAACTAAATAG
- the greA gene encoding transcription elongation factor GreA, with the protein MTEVTYYTQEGLDKLKEEVHYLTTTGRQLISKAIAEARDKGDLSENAEYDAAKEAQGLHEAKISKLKNTLANARLIDESKLDLSKVLALSIVKIKNVKNGATMTYQLVAESEADLKTGKISVKSPIAQGLLGKSVGEFAEIEVPAGKMQFEVLEISR; encoded by the coding sequence ATGACAGAGGTAACATATTATACCCAAGAGGGGTTGGATAAATTGAAAGAAGAAGTACATTATCTAACTACAACCGGTCGTCAGCTTATATCTAAAGCAATTGCAGAAGCAAGGGATAAAGGTGATTTATCGGAGAATGCAGAGTACGATGCTGCCAAAGAGGCGCAGGGATTGCATGAAGCAAAAATATCGAAATTAAAGAATACGCTGGCAAATGCACGTTTAATTGATGAGTCGAAATTAGATTTGTCAAAAGTACTTGCCTTGTCGATCGTTAAAATAAAAAATGTTAAAAACGGCGCTACCATGACTTATCAGTTAGTGGCCGAGAGCGAGGCAGATTTAAAAACAGGAAAAATTTCTGTTAAATCGCCTATTGCGCAGGGTTTACTAGGTAAATCGGTTGGCGAATTTGCCGAAATTGAAGTGCCTGCAGGTAAAATGCAGTTCGAAGTGCTTGAAATCTCGAGATAA
- a CDS encoding HIT family protein, whose amino-acid sequence MTIFSKIVAGEISAHVVAETVEYLAFLDVSPLTAGHVLVIPKIEVDYIFDMDEDLYVGLWMFAKIVAKGVKIAFPCKKVGVSVIGLEVPHAHIHLIPMNNVSDMNFSKEKLSPTTEELAEAAEKIKQALLQA is encoded by the coding sequence ATGACCATCTTTTCAAAAATCGTTGCAGGCGAAATCAGCGCACATGTTGTGGCCGAAACTGTAGAATATTTAGCTTTTTTAGATGTTTCGCCATTAACTGCAGGCCATGTATTGGTCATCCCTAAAATTGAGGTCGATTATATTTTCGATATGGATGAAGACCTGTATGTAGGGCTGTGGATGTTTGCCAAAATTGTTGCTAAGGGCGTAAAGATTGCCTTCCCTTGTAAAAAGGTTGGCGTTTCGGTAATTGGACTCGAAGTTCCTCACGCACATATTCATTTAATACCCATGAACAATGTTAGCGATATGAACTTCAGCAAAGAAAAACTGAGCCCAACAACAGAAGAACTGGCTGAGGCTGCTGAAAAAATTAAACAAGCTTTATTACAGGCATAA
- a CDS encoding RNA polymerase sigma factor codes for MKGEHVTASSDTEHTIQKHIQGCVRNDRDSQKALYKHFYSFAMGICLRYTNDRLDAAGILNDGFFKAFKNISKYETSKAFMPWLGRIITNTAIDFYRANLKFADHVDIQEHENIVQVSSVYDKLAYHDLLALVQNLSPAYRTVFNLFAIDGYSHEEIAEMLNISVGTSKSNLFKARQKLQETLKATEAKTYQVRNSEVDRNLLQVKLNTNMQ; via the coding sequence TTGAAAGGAGAACATGTGACCGCTAGTAGCGATACCGAACATACGATACAAAAGCATATTCAGGGCTGTGTTAGAAATGATAGAGATAGTCAGAAAGCACTATATAAACATTTCTATAGCTTTGCTATGGGGATTTGTTTGCGTTACACCAACGATCGCCTGGATGCTGCCGGAATACTGAACGATGGCTTTTTTAAAGCTTTTAAAAATATTTCAAAATACGAAACGTCGAAAGCGTTTATGCCTTGGCTTGGGCGGATTATAACCAATACCGCTATAGATTTTTACCGTGCCAATTTAAAATTTGCCGATCATGTAGATATTCAGGAGCACGAAAATATTGTGCAGGTAAGTTCTGTGTACGATAAACTGGCTTATCACGATTTGCTGGCTTTGGTACAGAATTTAAGTCCGGCTTACCGAACCGTTTTTAACCTTTTTGCTATAGATGGTTATAGCCATGAAGAAATTGCCGAAATGTTAAATATATCGGTAGGAACATCGAAGTCGAACCTGTTTAAGGCCCGGCAAAAATTACAGGAAACGTTAAAAGCTACCGAAGCGAAAACTTACCAGGTAAGAAATTCGGAAGTAGATAGAAACCTTTTACAGGTGAAGTTAAACACAAATATGCAATGA
- a CDS encoding pirin family protein yields MSNIKLIIEERPANIGNFMVGRLLPFREKRMVGPFSFIDHMGPAAMSDHENLDVPPHPHIGLSTLTFLFEGEITHKDSLGSDVIIKPGQVNWMTSGSGIVHSERTPEYLRHTDKMLHGLQIWVALPKDLEQMDPEFFHVEENDIPAWEQDGIAVKLIAGEAFGRKSPVPVYSPLYFLELKSTSRKKVNIGDYLFGESALYILEGAIESDGHIFEPRQILIANDAKLCEFTMHENTTVYIFGGEPFPEERFIYWNFVASDKELIEKAKQKWLEQSFKPVPGETGFVPLPEQKR; encoded by the coding sequence ATGTCGAACATTAAACTTATTATCGAAGAACGCCCGGCCAATATTGGGAATTTTATGGTTGGCAGATTACTGCCTTTCAGAGAGAAGAGAATGGTTGGTCCATTTTCCTTTATCGACCACATGGGCCCTGCGGCAATGAGCGACCATGAAAACCTCGATGTTCCTCCACACCCACACATTGGTCTTTCTACCCTCACATTTTTGTTTGAAGGCGAAATTACCCACAAAGATAGTTTGGGTTCTGACGTGATAATTAAACCTGGTCAGGTAAACTGGATGACTTCAGGAAGTGGTATTGTACACTCGGAACGGACACCAGAATATTTGCGCCATACCGATAAAATGTTGCATGGCTTGCAAATTTGGGTGGCATTACCAAAAGACCTGGAACAGATGGATCCGGAGTTTTTCCACGTGGAAGAAAACGATATCCCGGCATGGGAACAAGATGGTATTGCTGTGAAGTTAATTGCCGGTGAGGCTTTTGGTCGTAAATCGCCGGTTCCGGTTTACAGTCCGCTGTATTTCCTTGAATTAAAAAGCACAAGCCGTAAAAAGGTAAACATTGGCGATTATCTTTTTGGCGAAAGTGCCCTTTACATTTTAGAAGGCGCTATAGAAAGCGATGGCCACATTTTTGAGCCGAGGCAGATTTTAATTGCCAACGATGCCAAACTCTGCGAGTTTACCATGCACGAAAACACAACGGTTTACATTTTTGGTGGCGAGCCTTTCCCCGAAGAACGTTTTATTTACTGGAATTTCGTGGCATCGGATAAAGAACTGATAGAAAAGGCAAAGCAAAAATGGCTGGAGCAAAGTTTTAAACCTGTACCAGGCGAAACTGGCTTTGTGCCCCTACCCGAGCAAAAAAGATAA
- a CDS encoding NADH:flavin oxidoreductase — protein sequence MNTDSLFRPFSLKTLNTKNRIVMAPMTRSFSPDGVPTADVATYYTKRAAGEVGLILSEGTVINRPSSSADPNIPHFYGTEALAGWENVIKSVHGAGGQMGPQIWHQGIHANHASGWLPSAPFEGPSSFNSPGFENGVPMTDAAIADTIAAFGQAAADAKAIGFDTVEIHGAHQYLIDQFFWDGTNNRTDIYGGKTLAERTRFGVEVIKEVRKRVGEDFAVIIRLSQFKPAAYDFKLAKNEQEMEQWLTPLADAGIDIFHCSQRRFWEPEFEGSDLNFAGWAKKLTGKATISVGSVGLDGDFFGAFAGQSSQPSSLDELVRRMDRGDFDLVAVGRPLLADPNWVEKIKNNRTEELKGFSKEALMQLV from the coding sequence ATGAACACAGATAGTTTATTCAGGCCATTTAGCCTTAAAACATTAAATACTAAAAACAGGATCGTAATGGCTCCTATGACCCGCTCATTTTCTCCTGACGGCGTACCCACAGCTGATGTAGCTACTTATTATACCAAAAGAGCAGCTGGCGAAGTAGGTTTAATTCTATCAGAAGGAACGGTAATTAACAGGCCCTCTTCGTCTGCAGATCCAAATATTCCTCATTTTTATGGAACCGAAGCTCTTGCCGGATGGGAAAATGTAATTAAAAGTGTACATGGTGCAGGCGGACAAATGGGTCCACAAATCTGGCACCAGGGTATTCATGCAAATCATGCTTCTGGCTGGCTACCAAGTGCTCCATTTGAAGGCCCGTCATCTTTTAACAGTCCGGGATTCGAAAACGGAGTACCAATGACGGACGCTGCCATTGCCGATACGATTGCCGCTTTCGGACAGGCTGCTGCCGATGCGAAAGCTATTGGTTTTGATACCGTTGAAATACATGGTGCCCACCAATATTTAATCGACCAGTTTTTTTGGGACGGCACAAATAACCGTACCGACATTTACGGTGGTAAAACCTTAGCCGAACGTACCCGTTTTGGTGTAGAAGTAATTAAAGAAGTACGCAAAAGAGTAGGCGAAGATTTTGCTGTAATTATTCGTTTATCGCAATTTAAACCTGCTGCATACGATTTTAAACTGGCCAAAAACGAGCAGGAAATGGAGCAATGGTTAACGCCTTTGGCTGATGCCGGCATCGATATTTTTCACTGTTCGCAGCGCCGTTTCTGGGAGCCCGAATTTGAAGGTTCTGACCTTAACTTCGCGGGCTGGGCTAAAAAATTAACCGGTAAAGCAACTATTTCAGTTGGTTCGGTTGGTTTAGATGGCGATTTCTTTGGCGCATTTGCAGGCCAAAGCTCACAACCCAGTTCTTTAGATGAATTGGTACGCCGGATGGATCGGGGCGATTTTGACCTGGTAGCCGTTGGCCGCCCGCTTTTAGCCGATCCGAATTGGGTTGAGAAAATTAAAAACAACCGCACCGAAGAGCTGAAAGGCTTTAGCAAAGAAGCCTTGATGCAATTGGTATAA
- a CDS encoding helix-turn-helix transcriptional regulator: MDQVEIFKALSNKTRLQILNWLKEPEKNFPEQPNADFENVGVCVGQIQYKAGLSQSTISEYLSILQRADLVCATRVGQWTYYKRNKEGIEKLSQIINSEL, from the coding sequence ATGGATCAGGTAGAGATATTTAAAGCACTTTCTAATAAAACCCGTTTACAAATTTTAAACTGGCTTAAAGAGCCCGAGAAAAATTTCCCCGAACAGCCTAACGCCGATTTCGAAAATGTTGGTGTTTGTGTAGGGCAAATTCAATATAAGGCAGGCTTATCTCAAAGTACCATTTCCGAATACCTTTCTATTTTACAACGTGCCGATTTGGTATGTGCCACCCGTGTTGGGCAATGGACATATTACAAGCGCAATAAGGAAGGTATAGAGAAGTTAAGTCAAATCATCAATTCAGAATTATAA
- a CDS encoding helix-turn-helix domain-containing protein, whose product MGPKDKHHDKSACTASMNAIKDALYVLNGKWKLPLILSLQDRPLRFNEIQKSLGEITPKILSKELKELELNEFVIRKVFHTTPVTVTYELTEYSGTLDSVINELREWGMQHRERLVKNRRKETSLEEKSA is encoded by the coding sequence ATGGGACCAAAAGATAAACACCACGATAAATCTGCATGCACCGCCAGCATGAACGCCATTAAAGATGCACTGTATGTATTGAACGGTAAATGGAAACTCCCTTTGATTTTGAGTTTGCAGGACCGGCCACTCCGTTTTAACGAAATTCAGAAATCGTTGGGAGAAATTACGCCAAAAATCCTCTCCAAAGAACTAAAAGAACTCGAATTGAATGAGTTTGTGATCAGGAAAGTGTTCCACACCACGCCTGTAACGGTAACCTACGAGTTGACCGAGTACAGCGGAACCCTCGATAGTGTAATTAACGAACTGAGGGAATGGGGAATGCAGCACCGCGAACGTTTGGTAAAAAACAGAAGGAAAGAAACAAGCCTGGAAGAGAAAAGCGCCTAA
- a CDS encoding DoxX family protein has translation MMNTKAIQITYWISTALVSLMMVFSAYSYFANPEVKQGFQHVGFPDYFRVELGIAKLLGAIVLLVPIKGLIKEWAYAGFTIVFVSACIAHLASGDTIGHASAPLIFLAVLAVSYFTYHKSKKAN, from the coding sequence ATGATGAACACAAAAGCAATTCAGATTACGTATTGGATATCAACAGCATTGGTTTCGTTGATGATGGTTTTTTCGGCTTATTCCTATTTTGCCAACCCAGAGGTTAAGCAGGGTTTTCAGCATGTGGGTTTTCCCGATTATTTTAGGGTAGAATTAGGGATTGCGAAGTTGCTGGGTGCAATTGTTTTGCTGGTACCTATTAAAGGTTTGATTAAAGAATGGGCTTATGCCGGTTTTACAATTGTATTTGTTTCGGCCTGTATTGCGCATCTGGCCTCGGGCGATACCATTGGCCATGCCAGTGCACCACTGATCTTTTTAGCCGTTTTGGCAGTATCCTACTTTACCTATCATAAAAGTAAAAAAGCGAATTAG